One stretch of Diabrotica undecimpunctata isolate CICGRU chromosome 5, icDiaUnde3, whole genome shotgun sequence DNA includes these proteins:
- the LOC140442210 gene encoding uncharacterized protein: MTHLGKSRHVRALIETGSQKSYILKATAKFLGYQSKGKISLVHGLFGGSNLMQNHDCYDVELNHDTYSCTFEALDQAVICNSVSSIFDGPWTEELRKLNIEISDSYDSTPIELLIGSDIAGKLYTGRRHILNCNLVAIETLLGWTLMGKILVETHSNLSMISLSLFVNNAPITNLWELDVLGINDPMERKTRDETALAAKKLFLETISVDTDGRYEVRLPWLEGHPALPSNYHLAKSRFDNTVKKITKDGYFEAYDQVFQEWLNDNIIEEVVEEQRNQEVHYLPHRLVIKPSSITTKIRPVFDASAREKDSPSLNQCLEKGVNLIELIPAILLRFRQQKLGVTSDISKAFLQISVHPKDRDFLRFLWYDKENNLKVFRHRRVVFGINSSRSCWELH, encoded by the coding sequence ATGACTCATTTAGGTAAATCGAGACATGTGCGAGCATTGATTGAAACTGGATCGCAGAAATCATATATTTTGAAGGCGACAGCTAAATTTTTGGGATATCAGTCAAAAGGAAAAATTAGTCTCGTTCATGGGTTATTCGGAGGAAGTAATTTGATGCAAAATCATGATTGCTATGATGTGGAATTAAATCACGATACTTATAGTTGTACCTTTGAAGCACTGGATCAAGCTGTTATTTGCAATAGTGTATCTTCCATATTCGATGGGCCCTGGACGGAAGAGCTTCgtaaattaaatattgaaatatcTGACTCATATGATTCTACTCCCATTGAACTTTTGATAGGATCAGATATCGCGGGCAAACTTTACACTGGAAGAAGACATATTTTGAATTGTAACTTGGTAGCGATAGAGACCCTATTAGGCTGGACTCTAATGGGAAAGATACTAGTTGAAACGCATAGTAACTTATCTATGATCTCGCTCTCTCTTTTTGTCAATAATGCCCCTATTACGAATCTTTGGGAGCTCGACGTACTAGGCATAAATGAtccaatggaaaggaagactcgCGATGAAACCGCATTAGCAGCAAAGAAACTTTTTCTGGAAACCATTTCTGTTGACACCGATGGACGATATGAAGTTAGGCTCCCATGGTTGGAGGGACATCCAGCGCTGCCTAGTAACTATCACTTGGCAAAAAGTAGATTTGATAACACGGTGAAGAAGATTACTAAGGATGGTTATTTTGAGGCATATGACCAAGTATTTCAAGAGTGGTTAAATGACAATATTATTGAGGAGGTAGTGGAGGAGCAAAGGAACCAGGAAGTCCATTACCTACCACACCGGCTAGTGATTAAACCAAGTAGCATTACTACGAAAATACGACCAGTTTTCGATGCATCAGCCAGAGAAAAGGATAGCCCTTCTTTGAACCAGTGTCTAGAAAAGGGGGTGAATTTAATTGAGCTAATTCCCGCTATTTTGTTAAGGTTCAGACAGCAGAAACTTGGAGTAACTTCAGACATTAGCAAAGCTTTTCTACAGATCAGTGTACATCCGAAAGACAGAGATTTCCTTCGATTTCTATGGTATGATAAGGAGAACAACCTTAAAGTGTTTCGTCATCGACGGGTAGTGTTTGGAATCAACAGTAGCCGTTCTTGTTGGGAGCTTCATTAG